From a single Anomaloglossus baeobatrachus isolate aAnoBae1 chromosome 8, aAnoBae1.hap1, whole genome shotgun sequence genomic region:
- the EIF3D gene encoding eukaryotic translation initiation factor 3 subunit D, translated as MAKFQAPVINDNPLGWGPCAVPEQFKDMPYQPFSKGDRLGKVADWTGATYQDKRYTNKYSSQFGGGSQYAYFHEEDETSFQLVDTTKMQKTAYQRNRLRFAQRNLRRDKDRRNMLQFNMQTLPKSAKQKERDRLRLQKKFQKQFGVRQKWDQKSQAQLKPRDSSVEVRSDWEVKEEMDFPRLMKMRYLEVSDPLDIMVIFILMNLDLLTVSETANEPPQDEVNSFNSPRNLAMEATYINHNFSQQCLQMGKEKYKFPNSNPFIEDDVDKNEVASVAYRYRRWKLGDDIDLVVRCEHDGVMTGANAEVSFINVKTLNEWDSRHCNGVDWRQKLDSQRGAVIATELKNNSYKLARWTCCALLAGSEYLKLGYVSRYHVKDSSRHVILGTQQFKPCEFANQINLSMENAWGILRCVIDICMKLDEGKYLILKDPNKQVIRIYSLPDGTFSSDEDEDDEDEEEEEEVEEEEG; from the exons ATGGCGAAATTCCAGGCACCAGTGATAAATGACAATCCCCTGGGCTGGGGGCCGTGTGCCGTACCTGAGCAATTCAAGGACATGCCCTACCAGCCCTTCAGCAAAGGAGATCGCCTGGGAAAG GTTGCGGACTGGACCGGGGCCACCTATCAGGACAAGAGATACACCA ACAAATATTCTTCCCAGTTTGGTGGTGGCAGTCAGTATGCCTACTTCCATGAGGAGGACGAGACCAGCTTCCAACTCGTGGACACCACCAAGATGCAGAAAACCGCGTACCAGAGGAATCGGCTGCGCTTTGCTCAG AGAAATCTACGTCGCGATAAGGACAGAAGGAACATGCTGCAGTTTAACATGCAAACGTTACCGAAGAGCGCCAAGCAGAAGGAGAG GGATCGATTGAGGCTCCAGAAGAAATTCCAGAAGCAGTTTGGTGTTCGCCAAAAGTGGGACCAAAAATCTCAG GCTCAGCTGAAACCTAGAGATTCCTCTGTAGAAGTCCGTAGTGACTGGGAGGTGAAGGAAGAAATGGATTTCCCCAGGCTGATGAAAATGCGTTACCTTGAGGTGTCTGACCCATTGGACAT AATGGTTATCTTCATCCTTATGAATCTAGATTTGCTGACTGTCAGTGAAACGGCCAATGAACCCCCTCAGGATGAGGTGAATTCCTTCAACTCTCCCAGAAACCTGGCCATGGAGGCAACCTACATCAACCACAACTTCTCCCAGCAGTGTCTGCAGATG GGCAAAGAAAAATACAAATTTCCCAACTCCAACCCCTTCATAGAAGATGATGTGGACAAGAATGAGGTAGCCTCTGTAGCATACAG GTATCGACGATGGAAATTGGGAGATGATATCGACCTGGTGGTGCGATGTGAACACGACGGAGTGATGACCGGTGCAAACGCTGAGGTTTCGTTTATCAATGTCAAAACCCTGAATGAGTGGGATTCCAGG CACTGTAATGGCGTGGACTGGAGACAGAAGCTGGACTCTCAAAGAGGAGCTGTGATAGCCACCGAGCTGAAGAACAACAGCTATAAACTGGCAAGGTGGACGTGCTGTGCTTTGCTGGCCGGCTCAGAGTACCTTAAACTGGG GTATGTGTCCCGGTATCATGTAAAGGATTCTTCTCGTCACGTGATCCTCGGCACACAACAGTTCAAACCCTGCGAGTTTGCCAACCAAATCAATCTGAGCATGGAGAATGCCTGGGGCATCTTGCGCTGTGTGATTGACATTTGTATGAAGCTGGATGAAGGCAAATACCTGATTCTAAAGGACCCCAACAAG